The Salvia splendens isolate huo1 chromosome 21, SspV2, whole genome shotgun sequence genome includes a window with the following:
- the LOC121783483 gene encoding probable NAD(P)H-dependent oxidoreductase 1: MAATKVGEVVQGQEHSCRGLASSRSKRCAFWGTLAVMESPVLKEIAASRNKTVPQVALRWIIEQGVTPIVKSYNKEMMKANLEIFNWELSEEDICKIQTIPQAKAFKGDRFIIQDHGDYNSVEEPLGRRTLTKH; encoded by the exons ATGGCAGCAACAAAAGTTGGTGAAGTTGTGCAAGGACAAGAACATTCATGTCGCGGCTTGGCCTCCTCTCGGAGCAAACGGTGCGCGTTCTGGGGCACCCTCGCGGTTATGGAAAGTCCTGTTCTCAAAGAAATTGCAGCTTCGAGAAACAAGACTGTGCCACAG GTGGCATTGAGATGGATAATTGAGCAAGGCGTAACTCCAATAGTGAAGAGCTACAACAAGGAGATGATGAAGGcaaatcttgaaattttcaaCTGGGAACTAAGTGAGGAAGATATCTGCAAGATCCAAACGATTCCTCAAGCAAAAGCATTCAAAGGAGATAGATTTATTATTCAAGATCATGGGGATTACAACAGTGTTGAAGAACCTCTGGGACGGAGAACTTTAACCAAACATTGA
- the LOC121783482 gene encoding probable arabinose 5-phosphate isomerase — protein MGSLSLSFTDPQDQEINISSQKLDNAHLLNLFKCQQNYLNHFFQNLDISQTLAFTETLLKAEGTIFFSGVGKSGFVAQKIAQTLVSLGIKSAFLSPVDALHGDIGILSAVDLLVLFSKSGNSEELLKLVPCAKAKRVYLISVTSVTPNGLTRLCDLNVHLPLERELCPFDLAPVTSTAIQMVFGDTVAIALMGARNLSKEEYASNHPAGRIGKSLIFKVKDVMKKKDELPVCREQDLIMDLLVELTSKGCGCLLVINDEYHLLGTFTDGDLRRTLKASGEGIFKLTVGETCSRKPRTIGPEAMAVEAMQKMESPPSPVQFLPVINDDNVVIGIVTLHGLVSAGL, from the exons ATGGggtctctttctctctcattcaCCGACCCGCAAGATCAAGAAATTAACATATCTTCGCAGAAATTGGACAATGCCCATTTGCTCAATCTCTTCAAATGCCAACAAAATTACCTCAACCATTTCTTCCAGAATCTCGACATATCCCAAACCCTAGCATTCACGGAGACTCTATTGAAGGCTGAGGGCACCATCTTCTTCTCCGGCGTCGGGAAATCGGGCTTCGTGGCGCAGAAAATCGCGCAGACGCTGGTCTCTCTCGGGATCAAATCGGCGTTCCTGTCCCCGGTCGACGCGCTCCACGGCGATATCGGCATTCTGTCGGCAGTGGATTTGCTCGTTTTGTTCAGCAAGAGCGGGAATTCGGAGGAGCTGCTGAAGCTGGTGCCTTGCGCCAAGGCGAAAAGGGTTTATTTGATCTCGGTGACGTCGGTGACGCCGAATGGACTCACGCGGCTCTGCGATTTGAATGTGCATTTGCCGCTGGAGAGGGAATTGTGCCCCTTCGATCTGGCGCCGGTGACGTCGACGGCGATCCAGATGGTTTTTGGGGATACGGTGGCGATCGCGCTTATGGGGGCCAGGAATTTGAGCAAGGAGGAGTATGCGTCGAATCATCCTGCTGGGAGGATTGGGAAGAGCTTGATTTTTAAG GTGAAGGATGttatgaagaagaaagacgagCTTCCAGTGTGCAGGGAGCAAGATCTGATCATGGATCTGCTTGTAGAGCTGACCAGTAAAGGTTGTGGGTGCCTTCTTGTTATAAACGATGAGTATCATCTACTAGGTACTTTCACTGATGGTGACTTGCGGCGCACATTGAAAGCCAGTGGCGAGGGGATCTTCAAGCTCACTGTGGGAGAGACGTGTAGCAG GAAGCCAAGGACCATTGGCCCAGAAGCCATGGCTGTGGAGGCAATGCAGAAGATGGAGTCTCCACCATCACCGGTGCAGTTCTTGCCCGTCATTAATGACGATAATGTCGTGATCGGTATCGTTACGTTGCATGGGTTGGTCTCTGCTGGCCTGTGA
- the LOC121783498 gene encoding uncharacterized protein LOC121783498 → MLRPKTGFLGHLQLMLDTMIDSLKLAFEESEHLTKDRKMDLVRVTGLDMEQVTSWFNRKRVRKRANLSILKLERINAELKQLLQQRHERETRLVKELEERKMREAQLQDENLRLKCRIAAIIPQFDPTVDFAHAYP, encoded by the exons ATGCTACGGCCGAAGACTGGATTTTTGGGGCATTTGCAGCTTATGCTGGACACGATG ATTGACTCTCTCAAGCTGGCATTCGAGGAGTCAGAACACTTGACCAAGGATAGGAAGATGGATCTGGTGAGGGTCACAGGGCTGGATATGGAGCAGGTAACCAGCTGGTTTAACAGGAAAAGGGTGCGCAAACGAGCAAACCTGTCAATCTTGAAGCTGGAAAGGATCAATGCTGAGCTCAAGCAGTTGCTCCAGCAGCGCCATGAGCGAGAAACCAGGCTCGTGAAGGAGCTCGAGGAGAGGAAAATGAGGGAAGCCCAGCTTCAAGATGAAAATCTGCGCCTCAAATGCAGGATTGCTGCAATAATTCCACAGTTTGATCCCACGGTGGATTTTGCTCACGCCTATCCATAG
- the LOC121784641 gene encoding uncharacterized protein LOC121784641: protein MADSGSVDVILEFLKKNKFTKAEAALRSELGNRPDLNELLQKLMLDDKESSGSGKEVNMAVSGEEDKNTKSARHGVESLKGSFALSTVDSSKELIVKEVDSGTGRNELDKKWKNAGTTKKQSKAGENIAASEKNFVFSNGLDDTVLDLYSWKYGTSNGPVTPYQNDGGSAGENNFSGFQVPGKAKMNSAETLESGQVHHKSGDDASVSGEKRITWPGISTDLTYEKKSDNKVVDQQRLPNITCSNDDLVDNLWSRSDVSGQPSSEPQKECHVKTVFPSSSGDTSTSYDRAIAVVDQQEGKRKAEVNNIRAAIKEQVDEVGRALFFGKNHGAEPKEFGPLEFNFAPENQREELPRLPPVRLKTEDKPFNIHWEEKYERDAPKILDADNAFLIGSFLDVPIGQEISATGKRLGGGNWLSVSQGITEDTSDLVSGFATIGDGMSESIDYPNEYWDSDEYEDDDDVGYMRQPIEDETWFLAHEIDYPSDNEKGTGHGSVPDTQERSQHKNDEDDQSFTEEDSYFSGERYIQSKTVNAIVPADDHDGLSATEIYRRDRDSDMIRQYGGQLMDEEELKLMRSEPVWQGFVSQTNELIMLGDGKAMNELGRLQLDICMDDNQHGSVRSIGVGINSDAADIGSEVRESLVGDSSEGDVEYFQYHDVGVQGPRHSQHDLDKNAGERSKKVHNRSKTHNTEKHMMSNDKNSYAIAKLDGGFSFPPPRDGQVVQKSSGKALWSNQNKTILGDEAYDHGMANDNMLASWRPKSNDSSPTKSSRDEHANAGESANSSPSSLSNYGYIDRELVKKEQDMKTTGITEEDPVEALEDEEAAAVQEQVKQIKAQEEEFETFNLKIVHRKNRTGFEEDKNFHVVLNSVIAGRYHVTEYLGSAAFSKAIQAHDLHTGMDVCVKIIKNNKDFFDQSLDEIKLLKYVNKHDPGDKYHLLRLYDYFYYREHLLIVCELLKANLYEFHKFNRESGGEVYFTMPRLQSITIQCLEALQFLHSLGLIHCDLKPENILVKSYSRCEVKVIDLGSSCFETDHLCSYVQSRSYRAPEVILGLPYGKKIDIWSLGCILAELCTCNVLFQNDSPATLLARVIGIIGSIEQGMLAKGRDTYKYFTKNHMLYERSQDSNRLEYLIPKKSSLRHRLPMGDQGFIDFVAHLLEVNPDKRPSASEALKHPWLQYPYEPISS from the exons ATGGCTGATTCGGGTTCAGTAGATGTTATACTGGAGTTTctgaaaaagaataaatttaCAAAGGCAGAGGCTGCATTGCGGAGCGAATTGGGTAATAGGCCTGACTTGAATGAGCTTCTTCAAAAGCTTATGCTTGATGATAAGGAGTCGAGTGGATCAGGTAAAGAAGTAAATATGGCTGTTTCAGGAGAAGAAGATAAAAACACAAAAAGTGCTAGACATGGCGTGGAAAGTCTTAAGGGTTCATTTGCCTTGAGTACTGTTGACTCATCTAAGGAGCTGATTGTGAAAGAGGTAGATAGCGGAACCGGAAGAAATGAGTTGGATAAAAAGTGGAAAAATGCTGGCACTACTAAAAAGCAGAGCAAGGCTGGTGAGAATATTGCAGCAAGTGAGAAGAACTTTGTCTTCTCCAATGGTTTGGATGATACTGTGCTTGATTTATATTCGTGGAAGTACGGTACAAGCAATGGTCCAGTTACTCCGTACCAGAATGATGGTGGCAGTGCCGGTGAGAACAATTTTTCGGGATTCCAGGTTCCTGGAAAAGCAAAGATGAATTCAGCTGAGACTCTTGAAAGTGGTCAAGTTCACCACAAATCTGGTGATGATGCCAGTGTTTCTGGTGAAAAGAGAATTACTTGGCCTGGTATTAGCACAGATTTGACATATGAGAAGAAGAGTGATAATAAGGTAGTGGATCAACAAAGACTGCCAAACATCACATGCTCAAATGATGATCTCGTTGATAATCTCTGGTCCAGAAGCGATGTATCTGGTCAACCTTCATCAGAGCCCCAGAAAGAGTGTCATGTGAAAACTGTTTTCCCATCTTCCAGTGGAGATACTTCTACAAGTTATGACAGAGCTATTGCTGTTGTTGATCAACAGGAAGGTAAAAGGAAAGCAGAAGTCAATAACATTAGAGCAGCAATAAAGGAGCAAGTAGATGAGGTGGGTAGAGCTCTTTTCTTTGGGAAGAACCACGGAGCTGAGCCCAAAGAATTCGGTCCATTAGAATTTAATTTTGCACCCGAGAACCAAAGGGAAGAGTTACCAAGGCTACCACCTGTGAGACTCAAGACAGAAGACAAGCCTTTCAATATTCACTGGGAGGAGAAATATGAACGTGATGCACCGAAGATCTTGGATGCCGACAATGCTTTTCTTATTGGGTCATTTCTGGATGTACCTATTGGCCAAGAGATCAGTGCAACAG GAAAGAGGCTAGGAGGAGGCAATTGGCTATCTGTGAGTCAGGGTATCACTGAGGATACTTCTGACCTGGTTTCTGGTTTTGCAACTATCGGTGATGGAATGAGTGAATCCATAGACTACCCTAATGAATATTGGGACTCTGATGAATATGAAGATGACGATGATGTTGGCTATATGAGACAACCCATTGAAGATGAGACCTGGTTTCTGGCTCATGAAATCGACTACCCAAGTGACAATGAGAAGGGGACTGGACATGGGAGTGTTCCAGACACTCAAGAACGGAGTCAGCACAAAAATGATGAAGATGACCAGTCATTTACTGAGGAGGATTCTTACTTCTCTGGGGAAAGGTATATCCAGTCGAAAACCGTTAATGCTATTGTGCCTGCAGATGACCATGATGGGCTGTCAGCTACTGAAATTTACAGGAGAGACAGAGATAGTGATATGATTAGGCAATATGGTGGGCAGTTGATGGACGAGGAGGAGCTCAAGTTGATGCGTTCAGAACCTGTTTGGCAGGGGTTTGTGTCTCAGACAAATGAACTCATTATGTTAGGGGATGGAAAAGCTATGAATGAACTGGGAAGGCTGCAACTAGATATCTGCATGGATGATAATCAACACGGTTCAGTTAGATCTATTGGTGTAGGAATCAACAGTGATGCTGCTGATATAGGCAGTGAAGTACGAGAAAGTTTGGTTGGAGACAGCAGTGAAGGTGATGTAGAATACTTTCAGTATCATGATGTTGGTGTTCAAGGGCCTAGACACTCACAACATGACTTGGATAAGAATGCTGGTGAGAGATCTAAAAAAGTTCATAATAGATCAAAGACTCATAATACTGAGAAACATATGATGAGTAATGACAAGAATTCGTATGCAATAGCAAAGTTAGATGGAGGTTTCTCATTTCCTCCTCCTAGAGATGGACAAGTGGTGCaaaaaagctcaggcaaagctTTGTGGTCAAACCAGAATAAGACCATTTTGGGCGATGAAGCTTATGATCATGGCATGGCGAATGACAACATGCTTGCATCATGGAGGCCGAAAAGCAACGACTCCTCACCAACTAAGAGTTCAAGGGATGAACATGCTAATGCTGGGGAATCAGCAAATTCAAGTCCGTCATCTCTTTCTAATTATGGCTACATTGATAGGGAACTTGTAAAGAAAGAACAAGATATGAAAACAACAGGCATAACAGAAGAGGATCCAGTTGAGGCCCTCGAGGATGAGGAAGCTGCTGCTGTTCAAGAGCAGGTGAAGCAAATCAAAGCACAAGAGGAGGAATTTGAGACCTTCAATTTGAAAATTGTCCACAGAAAAAACAG GACCGGCTTTGAGGAGGACAAGAATTTTCATGTTGTTTTGAACTCAGTCATTGCTGGTCGTTATCATGTCACTGAGTATCTTGGATCAGCTGCATTCAGCAAAGCTATTCAGGCACATGATCTGCATACTGGCATGGATGTATGCGTGAAAATTATAAAGAACAACAAAGATTTTTTTGATCAGAGCCTTGATGAAATAAAGCTGCTCAAGTATGTAAATAAACATGATCCTGGTGACAAGTACCATCTTCTTCGGTTGTATGATTACTTCTACTATCGC GAGCATCTATTGATTGTATGTGAATTGCTCAAAGCAAACCTATATGAGTTCCACAAGTTTAACCGGGAATCTGGAGGAGAAGTGTACTTTACAATGCCAAGACTACAG TCAATCACGATTCAATGTTTGGAAGCTCTTCAATTCTTACACAGTCTTGGCCTCATTCATTGTGACCTGAAGCCTGAAAATATCTTGGTCAAAAGCTACAGTAGATGTGAGGTTAAGGTTATCGATCTAGGAAGCAGTTGCTTTGAGACCGACCATCTCTGTTCTTATGTTCAGTCTAGGTCATACCGGGCCCCAGAGGTCATTTTGGGACTTCCATATGGAAAAAAGATTGATATTTGGTCCCTTGGTTGCATCTTGGCAGAACTATGCACATGCAAT GTACTCTTTCAAAATGATTCTCCTGCCACCTTACTTGCTCGAGTTATCGGAATCATAGGCTCTATTGAGCAAGGAATGCTTGCCAAAGGACGTGACACATACAAATATTTCACCAAAAATCACATGCTTTACGAAAGGAGCCAG GATAGTAACAGACTTGAATACCTGATACCCAAAAAGTCATCCTTGAGACATAGATTGCCAATGGGGGACCAAGGCTTCATCGACTTCGTTGCTCATCTGCTAGAAGTGAACCCAGACAAGAGACCTTCTGCATCCGAGGCTCTGAAACACCCTTGGTTACAGTACCCTTATGAACCCATCTCATCATGA
- the LOC121783834 gene encoding pto-interacting protein 1-like yields the protein MIFWHRNNCRLQKGADLCSCNSLDFINIITDSFSPTRLINDAICEKSVYRAILGNGKDAAIEKVYNQQPLQEFLQQVSILSDLKHENVVELLGYCVHGDKRFLAYEFSHQSSLFDILHCCTSGRGLSWARKVKIAVGAAKGLEFIHKRGQVHCNIQSNNILLFNDSSVAKIAGFDLSILPIDVEACSHETIVPFSAFLKRVYSSPEYVLNGQLSSKTDVYSFGVVILELLTGRKPWDMQWLMAWAKHKDPVVARLKGNNLPFAGAAKMVEVAALCLREEADDRPSMSGVVQALQPLLE from the exons ATGATCTTTTGGCATAGGAACAACTGTAGGCTTCAAAAAGGTGCCGATCTCTGTTCCTGCAATTCCTTAGATTTTATCAACATCATTACTGATAGTTTTAGCCCAACGCGTTTGATTAATGATGCAATCTGTGAAAAAAGTGTGTATCGCGCAATCCTGGGAAATGGAAAGGATGCAGCAATAGAAAAGGTTTACAACCAGCAGCCACTACAAGAATTTCTTCAACAG GTTTCAATACTATCTGACCTGAAGCATGAAAATGTGGTTGAGCTACTCGGCTACTGTGTGCACGGTGATAAACGCTTCTTGGCTTATGAATTCTCTCACCAATCCTCCCTTTTTGACATTCTTCATT GTTGTACAAGTGGTAGGGGCTTGTCATGGGCGCGAAAAGTTAAAATAGCCGTAGGGGCTGCAAAAGGACTAGAATTCATTCACAAGAGAGGACAGGTTCATTGCAACATCCAGTCCAACAACATCTTACTTTTCAATGACAGTAGTGTTGCTAAAATAGCTGGTTTTGATCTATCTATTCTACCCATTGATGTCGAGGCATGTTCTCACGAGACTATAGTGCCTTTCTCTGCTTTCCTCAAACGAGTTTATTCCTCCCCAGA ATATGTGTTGAATGGGCAGCTCAGTAGCAAGACCGACGTTTACAGCTTTGGCGTGGTCATCCTTGAACTGCTAACTGGCCGTAAACCATGGGATATGCAGTGGCTTATGGCGTGG GCAAAGCACAAGGACCCTGTTGTTGCTAGGCTCAAGGGAAACAACCTTCCCTTTGCGGGAGCTGCAAAG atggTCGAAGTTGCAGCGTTGTGTTTAAGAGAAGAAGCTGATGATCGCCCTAGCATGAGTGGTGTAGTACAAGCTCTCCAGCCTCTGTTGGAGTAG
- the LOC121784565 gene encoding putative late blight resistance protein homolog R1B-16 — MLDFATLNLADGGPEESQAPIPRQDGVVGFEDEAEKIIGFVKEEKDNLDVISIIGMPGLGKTTLAWKIYNDPDIQYKFPTRVWVYVSQEFTKKDVFLSMLKQLMRNTENMYQKNDQELAQLVAEHLQRGKFLIVMDDVWTSEDWDKLIVALPRCNKLGKVLITSRHKEVAWHVNHNRGPCNLRFLTTEESWLLLQLEVFGKPEWPSTQIEVLGKVIVRQCGGLPLAIVVIGGILAKKYSASHEMSAKVKAWDKVSESVSKYLTEEDPQRRMEKIIALSYDKLPFHLRACFLYFGMFPEDFKISAWKLIRMWIAEGFIQPKTGLNLEETAESYLEELINRNLVRVDKRKPCGKVKTCRIHDMLRDFCKSEGGKEKENFLQEMKKTDEGDFWPPIANVLTCRRLCIHSNVSRFVSSKPSGPHVRSFVCFSREDINLPAESWSTIPANFKLLRVLEVKPIKMTKIPNDLYHLVHLRYITLSITLAILPTAFSKLWNLQTLVVDTTSRTLDVKADIWKLLQLRHLKTNACTVLPKTGKASKEGEKFQTLSTISPQNCTEDVLDKCCNLKKLGIRGRLSLLVEGKSGSFESVGRLRNLERLKLVNDTFPNPPSEGQLSRLPPTYQFPPKLRILTLADTFLDWCRMSTLGLLENLEVLKLNDNAFNGKNWTAVDGHFRNLEVLHIGRTDLVIWEASAHHFPNLRCVLLSNCEKLQYIPIGLADIPSLQLLDLHRTECAAASALKINEKKVLDASTRQEGDEQTITAAFKLTIFPPAV; from the exons ATGCTCGACTTTGCAACCCTCAACCTTGCTGATGGAGGCCCTGAAGAATCTCAG GCGCCCATTCCCCGACAAGATGGTGTGGTGGGTTTtgaggacgaagctgagaagaTAATAGGATTCGTCAAGGAAGAAAAAGATAATCTTGATGTCATCTCCATCATTGGTATGCCCGGCCTTGGGAAGACAACGCTCGCGTGGAAGATCTATAATGATCCAGACATTCAATACAAATTCCCCACTCGTGTTTGGGTGTATGTGTCTCAGGAGTTCACTAAAAAGGATGTCTTTCTTTCTATGTTGAAACAGCTCATGAGGAACACTGAGAACATGTATCAGAAAAATGATCAGGAGTTGGCCCAATTGGTTGCTGAGCATCTGCAGAGAGGGAAGTTCTTGATAGTGATGGATGACGTGTGGACGAGTGAGGATTGGGATAAGCTCATAGTTGCCCTACCTAGATGCAATAAGTTGGGTAAGGTGTTGATCACTAGTCGTCACAAGGAAGTGGCTTGGCATGTCAATCACAACAGGGGGCCCTGCAATCTGCGTTTCTTGACTACTGAGGAGAGTTGGTTGCTGCTCCAGCTTGAGGTTTTTGGTAAGCCCGAATGGCCTTCTACTCAGATAGAAGTTCTTGGAAAAGTAATCGTGAGGCAATGTGGCGGCCTCCCACTTGCGATTGTGGTCATAGGAGGCATCCTTGCCAAGAAGTATTCGGCTTCACATGAAATGAGTGCAAAGGTGAAAGCCTGGGATAAGGTGTCCGAGAGCGTGAGTAAATATCTCACCGAGGAGGATCCACAAAGACGTATGGAAAAAATTATAGCTTTGAGTTATGATAAGTTGCCATTTCACCTGAGAGCATGCTTTCTCTATTTTGGGATGTTCCCTGAGGATTTTAAGATCTCGGCTTGGAAGTTGATCCGGATGTGGATTGCAGAAGGATTCATACAACCAAAAACCGGTCTGAATTTGGAGGAAACTGCTGAAAGCTATTTGGAGGAGCTTATCAATAGGAACTTGGTGAGGGTTGACAAGAGGAAGCCTTGTGGAAAAGTTAAAACGTGCCGCATTCATGACATGTTGCGCGATTTCTGCAAATCCGAAGGTGGCAAAGAAAAGGAGAATTTCCTTCAAGAAATGAAGAAGACTGATGAAGGAGATTTTTGGCCTCCCATTGCTAATGTACTAACCTGTCGTCGTCTGTGTATTCACTCGAATGTCTCAAGATTTGTTTCTTCAAAACCTTCTGGTCCACATGTCCGCTCGTTTGTCTGTTTCTCGAGAGAAGATATCAACTTACCTGCGGAGAGCTGGTCAACCATACCTGCAAATTTCAAATTGCTCCGAGTTTTAGAAGTCAAGCCCATCAAAATGACTAAAATTCCTAATGATTTGTACCATTTGGTTCATCTGCGTTACATCACTCTGTCTATCACTCTAGCTATTCTTCCCACGGCCTTCTCCAAGCTTTGGAACCTTCAAACCCTCGTTGTCGACACAACATCCCGTACCCTGGATGTTAAAGCCGATATTTGGAAGTTGCTTCAGTTAAGGCACTTGAAGACCAATGCTTGCACTGTTTTGCCTAAGACGGGTAAAGCTAGTAAAGAAGGCGAAAAGTTTCAAACGCTCAGCACTATTTCACCTCAAAACTGCACTGAAGATGTTTTGGACAAATGCTGCAATTTGAAGAAGTTAGGCATTCGTGGGCGCCTATCTCTTCTCGTGGAAGGAAAGAGTGGATCATTTGAGAGTGTGGGGAGATTGCGTAATCTTGAAAGGTTGAAGCTAGTGAATGACACGTTTCCCAACCCGCCTTCAGAAGGCCAGTTGAGCCGCCTTCCTCCTACCTACCAATTCCCTCCGAAACTAAGGATCCTAACATTAGCCGACACCTTTCTTGATTGGTGTCGCATGTCCACCCTAGGATTGCTCGAGAACTTGGAGGTGCTCAAGTTGAACGACAATGCATTCAACGGGAAGAACTGGACAGCAGTGGATGGGCATTTCCGAAACCTTGAAGTCCTGCATATAGGGCGCACGGATTTAGTGATATGGGAAGCTTCAGCTCATCACTTCCCAAACCTCAGGTGCGTTCTGC